Proteins encoded together in one Lathyrus oleraceus cultivar Zhongwan6 chromosome 5, CAAS_Psat_ZW6_1.0, whole genome shotgun sequence window:
- the LOC127079494 gene encoding probable pectinesterase/pectinesterase inhibitor 51: MTNTHLRKPFKQLPIPIIISTLLILSMASLSFLLLFLSLSFSNSHSSTTLHIQQACKATRFPQQCQTSLSSLSHNLPANPNPLHIIHSAISLSSINLNIAQSMLNSILDASAGNHSRINVAKSCLQVFHYSHHRTSLTTHALSRGRIKDARAFMTAALSYQYSCWSGLKYANDTELVFKAMSFLESLTGLSSNALSMILSYDLFGNDTHSWRPPRTERDGFWEDSGSGVFGPGPSVPANLTPDVKVCKDAGSGCYGTVQEAVDAAPDNVDIGGGRRFVIHIKEGVYEERVRIPLRKRNVVFLGDGIGKTVITGSASVGLQKGMTTYNSATVGVVGDGFMAKDLTFENTAGANAHQAVAFRSDSDLSVIENCEFIGNQDTLYAHSLRQFYKSCRIIGNVDFIFGNSASFFQDCELLVQPRQARPKKGENNAITAHGRTDPAQSTGFVFHNCLINGTEKYMELYYDKPKVHKNYLGRPWKEYSRTVFINSFMETIITPQGWMPWSGDFGLNTLYYGEIGNSGPGSNLTKRVSWSSQVPAEHVYTYSLQGFIQGDDWDSRISY; the protein is encoded by the exons ATGACCAACACCCATCTCAGAAAACCCTTTAAACAACTCCCCATCCCAATCATAATCTCCACCCTCCTCATCCTCTCCATGGCATCCCTCTCATTCCTCCTCCTATTCCTCTCTCTCTCATTCTCCAACTCTCACTCCTCCACCACTCTCCACATCCAACAAGCCTGCAAAGCAACACGCTTCCCTCAACAATGCCAAACCTCCCTCTCCTCACTTTCCCACAATCTTCCCGCAAACCCTAACCCCCTCCACATCATCCATTCCGCAATCTCCCTTTCTTCCATAAACCTCAACATCGCTCAATCCATGCTCAACTCCATCCTAGACGCTTCTGCAGGCAACCACTCCCGCATCAATGTCGCCAAAAGCTGCCTCCAGGTTTTCCACTACTCTCACCACCGTACCTCTCTTACCACACACGCGCTCTCACGTGGGAGAATCAAGGACGCACGCGCCTTCATGACTGCTGCATTGTCTTACCAGTATAGCTGTTGGTCTGGTCTTAAATACGCTAACGACACTGAATTAGTTTTCAAAGCTATGTCGTTTCTTGAGTCTCTCACCGGCCTCTCCAGCAATGCTCTCAGCATGATTCTCTCTTATGATCTCTTCGGTAATGACACTCATTCATGGAGGCCACCTCGCACTGAGCGCGATGGTTTTTGGGAGGATTCCGGCTCGGGTGTATTCGGCCCGGGACCTTCGGTGCCGGCGAATCTTACGCCGGATGTTAAGGTGTGTAAGGACGCGGGCAGTGGGTGTTACGGGACGGTTCAGGAAGCAGTTGATGCTGCGCCGGATAATGTGGACATTGGTGGAGGGAGGAGATTTGTGATACATATAAAGGAAGGGGTTTATGAAGAGAGGGTTAGGATTCCGTTAAGGAAGAGGAATGTTGTGTTTTTGGGGGATGGCATTGGTAAGACTGTCATCACCGGCTCTGCAAGTGTTGGACTACAGAAGGGAATGACAACATATAACTCTGCCACGGTTG GGGTTGTTGGGGATGGATTCATGGCGAAGGATCTCACATTTGAAAACACAGCAGGTGCGAATGCACACCAAGCAGTAGCATTCAGATCAGACAGTGATCTTTCTGTTATCGAGAATTGTGAATTCATAGGCAATCAAGATACTCTCTATGCTCATTCCCTGCGCCAGTTTTATAAATCTTGCCGTATCATAGGTAATGTGGACTTCATCTTTGGAAACTCAGCTTCATTCTTCCAAGACTGTGAACTCCTAGTCCAGCCTAGGCAAGCGAGGCCAAAGAAAGGGGAGAACAACGCCATTACTGCACATGGCAGAACTGACCCTGCTCAGTCGACAGGTTTTGTTTTCCACAATTGCTTGATTAATGGTACTGAAAAATATATGGAGTTGTATTATGACAAGCCTAAAGTACACAAGAACTATCTCGGAAGACCGTGGAAGGAGTATTCTAGAACAGTTTTTATTAATTCGTTCATGGAAACCATAATCACACCACAGGGTTGGATGCCATGGAGTGGAGATTTTGGACTGAATACACTCTACTATGGGGAAATCGGAAACTCTGGACCCGGTTCTAATTTGACTAAGAGAGTGTCCTGGAGTAGTCAGGTTCCTGCTGAACATGTGTACACGTATTCACTGCAGGGTTTCATTCAAGGAGATGATTGGGATAGCCGTATCAGTTATTAG
- the LOC127079493 gene encoding UDP-glucuronate:xylan alpha-glucuronosyltransferase 1 isoform X1 codes for MLVNMRGTMGTSPRSVEPRHRLPASIEDLYKRRVSRTKTKDVDKPFHLSIQDRTSRWKFSFLKLILLITISATFVMFIYSPDVYNTTHLSGSGSRWIWGVSDPRYVSNVDTDWDDIVKITEKLPGKNEFQGIGLVNFNKTEISHWKHNFQDATHVVLHLEHAANNVTWESLYPEWIDEEEETEVPVCPSLPSLVPPGMRLNVIAVKLPCRNGGNWSRDVARLHLQLAAAGLATSFKGNYPIYVLFITDCFPIPNLFACKELVGREGNVWLYRPNLSVLREKVQLPVGSCELALPMRGRELAYNGNAPREAYATILHSAHVYVCGAIAAAQSIRMSGSTRDLVILVDETISGYHRSGLEAAGWKVRTIQRIRNPKAEKDAYNEWNYSKFRLWQLTDYDKIIFIDADLLILRNIDFLFGMPEITATGNDATLFNSGVMVVEPSNCTFQLLMDHINEIESYNGGDQGYLNEIFTWWHRIPRHMNFLKHFWIGDEEEKKQMKTMLFGAEPPVLYVLHYLGLKPWLCFRDYDCNWNADIFHEFTSDVAHAKWWKVHDAMPELLQQFCLLQSKQKAQLEWDRRQAEIANYTDGHWRIKVKDRRLKKCIDNLCNWKSMLRHWGESNWTDDESFTPTPPTVTMSSLSAL; via the exons AT GTTGGTGAATATGAGAGGAACAATGGGAACTTCTCCTCGTTCTGTTGAACCACGACACCGATTGCCAGCATCCAT TGAAGATTTATACAAGAGAAGAGTGTCGAGAACGAAAACAAAAGATGTAGATAAACCTTTTCACTTATCTATACAAGATAGAACCTCAAGATGGAAGTTTTCTTTCTTAAAACTTATCTTACTCATAACCATTTCCGCCACTTTTGTAATGTTCATCTACTCGCCAGATGTTTACAACACCACTCATTTATCAGGATCTGGCTCAAG GTGGATATGGGGTGTCTCAGATCCTCGGTATGTTTCCAATGTAGATACTGATTGGGATGATATAGTGAAAATCACAGAAAAACTGCCAGGAAAAAATGAATTTCAAGGCATTGGACTTGTAAATTTCAACAAGACTGAGATTTCTCACTGGAAGCATAATTTTCAAGATGCCACACATGTTGTTCTGCATCTGGAGCATGCTGCAAACAATGTGACATGGGAATCGTTGTATCCAGAATggattgatgaagaagaagaaactgAAGTTCCCGTTTGCCCTTCTCTGCCAAGTCTTGTACCTCCCGGGATGAGACTCAATGTCATTGCTGTCAAACTGCCTTGTAGGAATGGAGGGAATTGGTCTAGAGACGTGGCTCGTTTGCACCTGCAGCTTGCAGCGGCTGGCCTTGCTACCTCTTTCAAAGGCAATTACCCTATTTATGTGCTCTTCATTACCGACTGTTTTCCGATACCAAATCTGTTTGCCTGCAAAGAACTAGTTGGACGTGAAGGAAATGTATGGTTATACAGACCAAACTTGAGTGTTTTGAGAGAAAAGGTTCAGCTTCCAGTTGGATCATGTGAGCTTGCACTTCCTATGAGAGGCAGAG AGTTGGCTTACAATGGAAATGCTCCAAGAGAAGCATATGCAACAATTCTGCATTCGGCTCATGTTTATGTTTGTGGAGCCATAGCTGCAGCACAGAGTATTCGAATGTCAGGATCAACTAGAGATCTTGTAATACTTGTTGATGAGACAATCAGTGGATATCACAGAAGTGGATTGGAAGCAGCAGGGTGGAAGGTCAGAACGATACAGAGAATCAGAAACCCAAAAGCTGAAAAAGATGCTTACAATGAATGGAACTACAGCAAATTCAGGTTATGGCAGTTGACAGATTATGACAAGATAATATTCATTGATGCAGATTTACTTATACTCAGAAACATAGATTTCCTATTTGGGATGCCGGAAATCACTGCTACAGGTAACGATGCCACTCTGTTTAACTCGGGTGTCATGGTGGTTGAGCCATCGAACTGCACATTTCAGCTTCTGATGGATCACATAAATGAGATTGAGTCTTACAATGGAGGGGACCAAGGGTATTTGAATGAAATATTTACATGGTGGCACAGGATACCGAGACACATGAACTTCTTGAAGCATTTTTGGATTGGCGACGAGGAAGAGAAGAAGCAAATGAAAACCATGTTGTTTGGTGCTGAGCCACCAGTTCTGTATGTGCTTCACTATCTAGGTTTGAAGCCATGGTTATGCTTCAGGGACTATGATTGTAACTGGAATGCTGATATATTTCATGAGTTTACAAGTGATGTAGCACATGCAAAGTGGTGGAAGGTGCATGATGCAATGCCAGAGCTTTTACAACAGTTTTGCCTGTTGCAGTCAAAGCAGAAGGCACAGTTGGAGTGGGATCGGAGACAGGCTGAAATAGCAAACTACACAGACGGGCATTGGCGAATCAAAGTTAAAGATCGACGCTTGAAGAAGTGTATAGATAATCTGTGTAACTGGAAAAGCATGTTGCGGCATTGGGGAGAGAGTAACTGGACAGATGATGAGTCTTTTACTCCAACACCTCCCACAGTTACCATGTCATCTCTTTCTGCTTTATGA
- the LOC127079492 gene encoding uncharacterized protein LOC127079492: protein MTKFRKLGRPTGHRMSMLRTMVSQLVKHERIETTVAKAKEVRRLADNMVQLGKEGSVCAARRAASFVRGDDVIHKLFTELAYRYKDRAGGYTRLLRTRIRVGDAAPMAYIEFIDRDNELRQSKPPTPQPPQRAPLDPWTRSRLTRQFAPPKVEKSDSDL from the exons ATGACCAAGTTCAGGAAGCTCGGTCGACCCACCGGTCACCGAATGTCCATGCTCAG AACCATGGTATCGCAGTTGGTGAAGCATGAGCGTATCGAAACTACTGTTGCCAAG GCTAAGGAGGTTAGAAGGCTTGCAGATAATATGGTACAACTTGGAAAAGAG GGATCTGTATGTGCTGCAAGGCGTGCTGCTAGTTTCGTGCGAGGAGACGATGTCATTCACAAGCTGTTTACAGAACTGGCTTATCGGTACAA GGATAGAGCTGGTGGGTACACCAGGTTGCTTCGGACTCGTATTCGAGTTGGCGACGCTGCACCAATGGCCTATATCGA GTTCATTGATCGAGATAATGAGCTTAGGCAATCAAAGCCACCAACTCCTCAACCACCTCAGAGAGCACCCCTTGATCCTTGGACGAGATCTCGTCTCACCAGGCAGTTTGCACCTCCCAAAGTGGAAAAATCTGATTCTGATCTCTGA
- the LOC127079493 gene encoding UDP-glucuronate:xylan alpha-glucuronosyltransferase 1 isoform X3 yields MRGTMGTSPRSVEPRHRLPASIEDLYKRRVSRTKTKDVDKPFHLSIQDRTSRWKFSFLKLILLITISATFVMFIYSPDVYNTTHLSGSGSRYYLCNSVNRWIWGVSDPRYVSNVDTDWDDIVKITEKLPGKNEFQGIGLVNFNKTEISHWKHNFQDATHVVLHLEHAANNVTWESLYPEWIDEEEETEVPVCPSLPSLVPPGMRLNVIAVKLPCRNGGNWSRDVARLHLQLAAAGLATSFKGNYPIYVLFITDCFPIPNLFACKELVGREGNVWLYRPNLSVLREKVQLPVGSCELALPMRGRELAYNGNAPREAYATILHSAHVYVCGAIAAAQSIRMSGSTRDLVILVDETISGYHRSGLEAAGWKVRTIQRIRNPKAEKDAYNEWNYSKFRLWQLTDYDKIIFIDADLLILRNIDFLFGMPEITATGNDATLFNSGVMVVEPSNCTFQLLMDHINEIESYNGGDQGYLNEIFTWWHRIPRHMNFLKHFWIGDEEEKKQMKTMLFGAEPPVLYVLHYLGLKPWLCFRDYDCNWNADIFHEFTSDVAHAKWWKVHDAMPELLQQFCLLQSKQKAQLEWDRRQAEIANYTDGHWRIKVKDRRLKKCIDNLCNWKSMLRHWGESNWTDDESFTPTPPTVTMSSLSAL; encoded by the exons ATGAGAGGAACAATGGGAACTTCTCCTCGTTCTGTTGAACCACGACACCGATTGCCAGCATCCAT TGAAGATTTATACAAGAGAAGAGTGTCGAGAACGAAAACAAAAGATGTAGATAAACCTTTTCACTTATCTATACAAGATAGAACCTCAAGATGGAAGTTTTCTTTCTTAAAACTTATCTTACTCATAACCATTTCCGCCACTTTTGTAATGTTCATCTACTCGCCAGATGTTTACAACACCACTCATTTATCAGGATCTGGCTCAAGGTAC TATCTTTGCAATTCTGTGAACAGGTGGATATGGGGTGTCTCAGATCCTCGGTATGTTTCCAATGTAGATACTGATTGGGATGATATAGTGAAAATCACAGAAAAACTGCCAGGAAAAAATGAATTTCAAGGCATTGGACTTGTAAATTTCAACAAGACTGAGATTTCTCACTGGAAGCATAATTTTCAAGATGCCACACATGTTGTTCTGCATCTGGAGCATGCTGCAAACAATGTGACATGGGAATCGTTGTATCCAGAATggattgatgaagaagaagaaactgAAGTTCCCGTTTGCCCTTCTCTGCCAAGTCTTGTACCTCCCGGGATGAGACTCAATGTCATTGCTGTCAAACTGCCTTGTAGGAATGGAGGGAATTGGTCTAGAGACGTGGCTCGTTTGCACCTGCAGCTTGCAGCGGCTGGCCTTGCTACCTCTTTCAAAGGCAATTACCCTATTTATGTGCTCTTCATTACCGACTGTTTTCCGATACCAAATCTGTTTGCCTGCAAAGAACTAGTTGGACGTGAAGGAAATGTATGGTTATACAGACCAAACTTGAGTGTTTTGAGAGAAAAGGTTCAGCTTCCAGTTGGATCATGTGAGCTTGCACTTCCTATGAGAGGCAGAG AGTTGGCTTACAATGGAAATGCTCCAAGAGAAGCATATGCAACAATTCTGCATTCGGCTCATGTTTATGTTTGTGGAGCCATAGCTGCAGCACAGAGTATTCGAATGTCAGGATCAACTAGAGATCTTGTAATACTTGTTGATGAGACAATCAGTGGATATCACAGAAGTGGATTGGAAGCAGCAGGGTGGAAGGTCAGAACGATACAGAGAATCAGAAACCCAAAAGCTGAAAAAGATGCTTACAATGAATGGAACTACAGCAAATTCAGGTTATGGCAGTTGACAGATTATGACAAGATAATATTCATTGATGCAGATTTACTTATACTCAGAAACATAGATTTCCTATTTGGGATGCCGGAAATCACTGCTACAGGTAACGATGCCACTCTGTTTAACTCGGGTGTCATGGTGGTTGAGCCATCGAACTGCACATTTCAGCTTCTGATGGATCACATAAATGAGATTGAGTCTTACAATGGAGGGGACCAAGGGTATTTGAATGAAATATTTACATGGTGGCACAGGATACCGAGACACATGAACTTCTTGAAGCATTTTTGGATTGGCGACGAGGAAGAGAAGAAGCAAATGAAAACCATGTTGTTTGGTGCTGAGCCACCAGTTCTGTATGTGCTTCACTATCTAGGTTTGAAGCCATGGTTATGCTTCAGGGACTATGATTGTAACTGGAATGCTGATATATTTCATGAGTTTACAAGTGATGTAGCACATGCAAAGTGGTGGAAGGTGCATGATGCAATGCCAGAGCTTTTACAACAGTTTTGCCTGTTGCAGTCAAAGCAGAAGGCACAGTTGGAGTGGGATCGGAGACAGGCTGAAATAGCAAACTACACAGACGGGCATTGGCGAATCAAAGTTAAAGATCGACGCTTGAAGAAGTGTATAGATAATCTGTGTAACTGGAAAAGCATGTTGCGGCATTGGGGAGAGAGTAACTGGACAGATGATGAGTCTTTTACTCCAACACCTCCCACAGTTACCATGTCATCTCTTTCTGCTTTATGA
- the LOC127079493 gene encoding UDP-glucuronate:xylan alpha-glucuronosyltransferase 1 isoform X2: MRGTMGTSPRSVEPRHRLPASIEDLYKRRVSRTKTKDVDKPFHLSIQDRTSRWKFSFLKLILLITISATFVMFIYSPDVYNTTHLSGSGSRWIWGVSDPRYVSNVDTDWDDIVKITEKLPGKNEFQGIGLVNFNKTEISHWKHNFQDATHVVLHLEHAANNVTWESLYPEWIDEEEETEVPVCPSLPSLVPPGMRLNVIAVKLPCRNGGNWSRDVARLHLQLAAAGLATSFKGNYPIYVLFITDCFPIPNLFACKELVGREGNVWLYRPNLSVLREKVQLPVGSCELALPMRGRELAYNGNAPREAYATILHSAHVYVCGAIAAAQSIRMSGSTRDLVILVDETISGYHRSGLEAAGWKVRTIQRIRNPKAEKDAYNEWNYSKFRLWQLTDYDKIIFIDADLLILRNIDFLFGMPEITATGNDATLFNSGVMVVEPSNCTFQLLMDHINEIESYNGGDQGYLNEIFTWWHRIPRHMNFLKHFWIGDEEEKKQMKTMLFGAEPPVLYVLHYLGLKPWLCFRDYDCNWNADIFHEFTSDVAHAKWWKVHDAMPELLQQFCLLQSKQKAQLEWDRRQAEIANYTDGHWRIKVKDRRLKKCIDNLCNWKSMLRHWGESNWTDDESFTPTPPTVTMSSLSAL; the protein is encoded by the exons ATGAGAGGAACAATGGGAACTTCTCCTCGTTCTGTTGAACCACGACACCGATTGCCAGCATCCAT TGAAGATTTATACAAGAGAAGAGTGTCGAGAACGAAAACAAAAGATGTAGATAAACCTTTTCACTTATCTATACAAGATAGAACCTCAAGATGGAAGTTTTCTTTCTTAAAACTTATCTTACTCATAACCATTTCCGCCACTTTTGTAATGTTCATCTACTCGCCAGATGTTTACAACACCACTCATTTATCAGGATCTGGCTCAAG GTGGATATGGGGTGTCTCAGATCCTCGGTATGTTTCCAATGTAGATACTGATTGGGATGATATAGTGAAAATCACAGAAAAACTGCCAGGAAAAAATGAATTTCAAGGCATTGGACTTGTAAATTTCAACAAGACTGAGATTTCTCACTGGAAGCATAATTTTCAAGATGCCACACATGTTGTTCTGCATCTGGAGCATGCTGCAAACAATGTGACATGGGAATCGTTGTATCCAGAATggattgatgaagaagaagaaactgAAGTTCCCGTTTGCCCTTCTCTGCCAAGTCTTGTACCTCCCGGGATGAGACTCAATGTCATTGCTGTCAAACTGCCTTGTAGGAATGGAGGGAATTGGTCTAGAGACGTGGCTCGTTTGCACCTGCAGCTTGCAGCGGCTGGCCTTGCTACCTCTTTCAAAGGCAATTACCCTATTTATGTGCTCTTCATTACCGACTGTTTTCCGATACCAAATCTGTTTGCCTGCAAAGAACTAGTTGGACGTGAAGGAAATGTATGGTTATACAGACCAAACTTGAGTGTTTTGAGAGAAAAGGTTCAGCTTCCAGTTGGATCATGTGAGCTTGCACTTCCTATGAGAGGCAGAG AGTTGGCTTACAATGGAAATGCTCCAAGAGAAGCATATGCAACAATTCTGCATTCGGCTCATGTTTATGTTTGTGGAGCCATAGCTGCAGCACAGAGTATTCGAATGTCAGGATCAACTAGAGATCTTGTAATACTTGTTGATGAGACAATCAGTGGATATCACAGAAGTGGATTGGAAGCAGCAGGGTGGAAGGTCAGAACGATACAGAGAATCAGAAACCCAAAAGCTGAAAAAGATGCTTACAATGAATGGAACTACAGCAAATTCAGGTTATGGCAGTTGACAGATTATGACAAGATAATATTCATTGATGCAGATTTACTTATACTCAGAAACATAGATTTCCTATTTGGGATGCCGGAAATCACTGCTACAGGTAACGATGCCACTCTGTTTAACTCGGGTGTCATGGTGGTTGAGCCATCGAACTGCACATTTCAGCTTCTGATGGATCACATAAATGAGATTGAGTCTTACAATGGAGGGGACCAAGGGTATTTGAATGAAATATTTACATGGTGGCACAGGATACCGAGACACATGAACTTCTTGAAGCATTTTTGGATTGGCGACGAGGAAGAGAAGAAGCAAATGAAAACCATGTTGTTTGGTGCTGAGCCACCAGTTCTGTATGTGCTTCACTATCTAGGTTTGAAGCCATGGTTATGCTTCAGGGACTATGATTGTAACTGGAATGCTGATATATTTCATGAGTTTACAAGTGATGTAGCACATGCAAAGTGGTGGAAGGTGCATGATGCAATGCCAGAGCTTTTACAACAGTTTTGCCTGTTGCAGTCAAAGCAGAAGGCACAGTTGGAGTGGGATCGGAGACAGGCTGAAATAGCAAACTACACAGACGGGCATTGGCGAATCAAAGTTAAAGATCGACGCTTGAAGAAGTGTATAGATAATCTGTGTAACTGGAAAAGCATGTTGCGGCATTGGGGAGAGAGTAACTGGACAGATGATGAGTCTTTTACTCCAACACCTCCCACAGTTACCATGTCATCTCTTTCTGCTTTATGA